From Bacteroidota bacterium, the proteins below share one genomic window:
- a CDS encoding 1-deoxy-D-xylulose-5-phosphate synthase: MSLLENIESPLDIKKLSVNELGSLAKELRDFILHQVSAKEGHLGASLGVVELTLALHYIFDTPNDKLVWDVGHQAYVHKLITGRRKDFHTNRQKGGVSGFPKMSESKYDAFGTGHSSTSISAVLGMAIASKIKGEIRKHIAVIGDASIASGMAFEGLNHAGVAGADILVVLNDNAMAIDPNVGALKDYLASVKKDGCESKNIFEALNFKYFGPVDGHNLEDLIHVLNELKGHDGPKFLHVVTTKGKGYKKAEEDQVRFHAPGKFDLETGLPLKEGSGGLPLRYQDVFGETIVELADKDKDIVGITPAMPSGSSLKYMMDKYPERAFDVGIAEQHAVTLAAGMATRGMKPVVVIYSTFLQRAYDQVVHDVAIQNLPVVFCIDRGGVVGEDGATHHGTLDMAWLRTIPNMVVSAPMNENDLRNLMFTAVNSGRPFSIRYPRGNGVLEQWRNNPKKIEIGKGEIIRKGTEIAVVSIGHPGNFVSDAISLLDAELQEKTGHFNMLFVKPLDEELLSGIFDDYRTVLTVEDGVKSGGFGSAVIEWANENSRKNRIISLAADDYFIDHGKPLELHEEMGISVNKIKEKLIEIFNKSLN, translated from the coding sequence ATGTCCTTACTGGAAAATATTGAATCACCCCTCGATATAAAAAAACTTTCTGTAAATGAACTTGGCTCTTTGGCAAAAGAACTTAGAGATTTTATACTTCACCAGGTGTCAGCCAAGGAGGGGCATTTAGGGGCAAGTTTAGGAGTGGTTGAACTTACTTTAGCCTTACATTATATTTTCGATACTCCAAATGATAAACTGGTATGGGATGTTGGTCATCAGGCTTATGTTCATAAATTAATCACAGGAAGGAGAAAAGATTTTCATACCAACCGTCAAAAAGGAGGAGTTAGCGGATTTCCTAAAATGAGCGAGAGTAAATATGATGCATTCGGAACAGGACATTCTTCAACATCCATTTCTGCTGTTTTAGGAATGGCTATTGCCTCTAAAATCAAAGGAGAAATACGAAAACATATAGCCGTAATTGGTGATGCTTCAATCGCCTCAGGGATGGCTTTTGAAGGATTAAATCATGCAGGAGTAGCGGGTGCCGACATCCTTGTTGTTCTAAATGATAACGCCATGGCTATCGATCCTAATGTTGGAGCTCTTAAGGATTATTTGGCCTCTGTAAAGAAAGATGGCTGTGAGTCGAAGAATATATTTGAAGCTTTAAATTTTAAATACTTTGGTCCGGTTGACGGTCATAATTTAGAAGATCTTATCCATGTGTTAAATGAGCTTAAAGGACATGATGGACCTAAATTTCTTCATGTAGTAACAACAAAGGGAAAAGGTTATAAAAAGGCGGAAGAAGATCAGGTTAGGTTTCATGCGCCGGGTAAGTTTGATTTAGAAACGGGTCTTCCTTTGAAAGAGGGCTCAGGCGGTTTACCTTTAAGGTATCAGGATGTTTTTGGAGAAACAATTGTAGAATTAGCCGACAAGGATAAAGATATAGTTGGAATAACTCCGGCAATGCCCAGCGGGAGTTCATTAAAGTATATGATGGATAAATATCCGGAAAGGGCTTTTGATGTTGGAATAGCCGAACAGCATGCGGTTACTTTAGCTGCAGGAATGGCTACTCGGGGGATGAAGCCTGTTGTGGTAATTTATTCTACATTTTTGCAAAGAGCCTATGATCAGGTAGTTCATGATGTTGCAATTCAAAACCTGCCCGTAGTGTTTTGTATCGATCGCGGAGGAGTAGTTGGCGAAGATGGGGCTACTCATCATGGTACTTTAGATATGGCCTGGTTGCGTACTATTCCAAACATGGTGGTTTCGGCCCCTATGAACGAAAATGATCTGCGAAACCTGATGTTTACAGCAGTGAATTCCGGAAGGCCTTTTTCTATCAGGTATCCAAGAGGAAATGGTGTACTTGAACAATGGAGGAATAATCCAAAAAAAATAGAAATAGGTAAAGGGGAAATAATCAGGAAAGGAACTGAAATTGCAGTAGTTTCGATAGGACATCCCGGTAATTTTGTTTCAGATGCGATAAGTTTACTGGATGCGGAATTACAGGAAAAAACAGGGCATTTTAATATGCTGTTTGTAAAGCCATTGGATGAAGAGTTGCTGTCGGGAATATTTGATGATTATAGAACTGTACTAACTGTGGAAGATGGAGTGAAATCCGGAGGATTTGGTAGTGCTGTTATTGAATGGGCGAATGAAAATTCCAGGAAAAACAGAATAATTTCACTTGCAGCCGATGATTATTTTATTGATCATGGAAAACCTTTGGAGCTTCATGAAGAAATGGGAATTTCGGTTAATAAGATAAAAGAAAAATTGATTGAAATTTTTAATAAATCACTAAATTAA